CGTTAACTTCCTGGACATCAGCTTCTTTTCCACGCTGTTTTTGACGGAACCAGGGCCTAGCGCCTTAACGGCTGTGTGCAATTAAATTATTGAGTGAATAAGAGCCGATTGCGCGCGCAAGAAAAGCGAAAACCGTCTCGCGTCAATGCGAGACGGTTTTTTTATGCCTCCGATCGTGTGCTGATCATCAGCGCAATCATCCGCGCCATTCGCCACCCGCCGGATAACCACCAGTGAGCGCCCTAGGCGCTTCGAAGAAAACAGTATTCGTCCGGCGCAGCACCCCCAGCCCTCACTGCCCCCCTCGTCAAACATCGCCTGATCGAGCATAGCGGCGTATAAATCGCCCGTTGCGCGAATGGCGTATTTCACGGACTGGATGTCTTCCTCACGCCAAACGAGTGAATTAATGTACTGCATCATCAGCCGATTGTGGGCCACATCCACATGGGCATGCTCAAGTAAGAACGACATCGCCTCCTGCGGAACGCCCGCTTTGGCCAACTCTTTGGCGTAGCGCTCACCACTGCTAGTAGGCATGAACTCAAGAAAAAACAGATAGCCAAGATACGCCACCGGATTCAAGTGCCAACTGGTGTAGAACCCATAAGCCGTGAGCCCTGCGGTGGCCGGTGCCGGATTAAGCGAAGGCAACATCGATACATCCTGCCCCATTGCCTGAAGGTCATTGAGCGCCAGTTGATCGTGACCGATTTCCGCCGTGGCGTGCTGAAAGAACCGTTTCACGTTCTGGCGCTGATCGCCGCGAAAGCGCACGGTCGCCAACGCCTGAATTTGTGGGTTTTCACGCGTGTGAAAATAAATCTCGCGCAATATCGCGCAATACTGCGCGGCCGTGGCGTCCCCGTTCAGTAAAGTGCGAATAGGTCGGCGCTTCTCGAAACGCGCCAGGGCGCGATCGAAACACGTTTTAATCTCGTCAAATGCGCTCATGCATAGGCTCCTTGTTGAGTGGATAATAGTTTAGGAATGGTCCGGCGAGCGATGGGCACCAACGGTGACTGCACGCGCTCAAGGTGAGCCATATCCAAACAATCGAGTTTTAGAATATTGACCCGGCCATAGTCTGGATGCTGCGCCGGTTCCCGCCACTGGGTAAACCCAAGTCGCTGGAACATCGGCAACAAATGATCGTTGCAATCGATAATGGCGTGATGCAATCCCATCGGCACCGCGAGGCGATACAGTTCGCAGGCAATTCGCACACTTAGCGAGGTGTGTCGGTACTCCGGCGTCACCATGAGTTTTGTCACGATCGCCGTCGACGTCGGATGTATCGCCCCCAGCGCACTCATTTCATAAAACGACTCATACTCCCCCAGGTTTCCCGAGGTCGACGCTGTGCAGATCAGCGTACCGACCACTCGATCATCCGCTTGCGCCACGATCAGAATCCCAGACGCTGCACGCGGATCGTCTAATTCTCGACGTTCGTGATTCGCCGACTCAACGTGGCGACCCATCTCAGTCACGTATACGTCGTACCAAAACCGCTTAACTGGCGAAAGATCGGCACCGGGCTGCCCGATCACGATCCGTATTTGCTCTTCCGTACTCATGCCTTGCTCCTTGCGTTAATCAACTACTATCAAAGTGATCAACGATCGGGTTTTCTCTCAGCGCACGAACAATCTGTATGCCAAAACGAACGATTGCTCGCGATGCCAAGGATCTCAGGGGGTAAAGCCAGTGGCGCGGCGTAATTGCAACGACCTACAGCGGCCAGGAAAGCGGACTAACGAGAACGTCGCGCTTGGGCTATCAACGTGGCGTATAGTGAAAGGTATAGCTATCGTCATCCGACGACGCTTTCCGAACGCCCACCCCACACGCCGCGATCAGGCCCTCTTGGGTAAAATCAAGATCGAGGGCGTGCTCAAGGTCTTTATCGTTCATCGCAAGCGAAACGAAAGACCCCAGTCCGAGCTCTGTGCTTAACAGGTAGAGTGTTTGGCTGATATGGCCGGCGTCAACAAACAGGCTGTGTAACGCCTTATCGTGCTGCCGATATTTCCAAAAGCTGCGATCAAACCGGGCGGTGATAAAAAACAGGCAGTGTGCCGAACCGTACCAAGTTTGGCCCGCCAAATAGTCAATCGCGATCTGTTTGGCGTTATCGCGATCGAGCCGCGTCAGAGGGGTTAGCGAGTGATCGCTCGCACGGTAATGATAAAATCCGCAGTCGAGTGCCTCGACATTAAGCACGAACGGATACACCTCAAGCGCATGCAATGCACCTCCGGATGGATTGAATTTTTTCAGCAGTGTAAAGCCACCGCCCGCGTCCATCTCACCTTGAACGCCCGCCATATAGCGCAAGACACTGGAAAGATGTGCCTGCGTAAGCGGCGTGGACTCATCAAATAAGCGCACCGTTTCCCGACGCGCCAATAGTTCCGTTAGCGCACTGGACGGAGAAGGTGGCGCCAAGGAGATTTGAGACCCGATGCCATCACGCGAATGAAAGGCCGCAGGCGCGGCGCCATGCGCTTGGGCTTGGCGTTTAAACGCTGCGCGCGTATTGGCACTGCGTGCCGGCTTGTCATCGGTCTCGCGTACCGGCTGCGTAACGCCTTGCCATCGGGATGCAGCATAGTTGTGAAGTGCTCGCGTATTCCAACCCGAGCGAGTCAGCGCGTTGTCCCGCTGTCGAAGCAGCGTGAGCCATGGGTCGGCATCATCACTAATGAGCACACCGGCCTGTTTGAGCGCATCGAGCTGACCCACATTCACGCCCAACCACTCGCGCACGGACAACTCATCCACCCACTCGCCGGACGGGAGATCGTGCACGACCGCGACGACGGGCAGCGAACACGCCACCTCGTCGCCGCACACCACGCTCGAAATAGCGATATCGACGGCTGGCGTTTTTTCATAGCGCGCGGCGATTATGTTCGCCATACTCACCGCGAGCCGCTGCCCGATGCGAACACGAACATCCTGCGCTCGTCGCAGTTTAGACACGACAGAAAATCTCGTTCTAGTCGCTGCCGTCGACAAGCAGGTAATGCGTATAGGTTTGCGTTGCCACGATTTGTCCACCGTCCGCGGCAGAAAACTCGCCCGCGATATTCATCGCGCCACGCCGAAAATCACTTTGCGCCGGAAACTGCTCCGGCGGAATAGCGTGACTGGCACCGAACTGAGCCGGATCAAGAAAATCCGTTAGCGCAAAATCGATAACCGCCTGACGTGGGTTACTTTTAAAGGCGTTGTAGAACGCTGCGTTATCCGCAAGCAAAGACCAAAGAAAATACAGCCGAGGCTCCGGGCAATCATAGGTTGACATGTTGTTCTCCTGGATGAATCAGGGTGCCGCGCTCTCTCAGATGAGATCGCTCCCTGCATGAGGCATTCTGACGTTCTGATAAACCGTGTTCATCTAAAACTAGTCAGAATTAGTCATGATCATGATCGAGTTCCAAATAACTATCATAGGTCTGAGAATCGACTTCTGAAGGCGTCTCAATCAATCCATCACTTTCCAATTCTGCTGCCGCAGCCGCAAATTGCGCCTGTGTTGGGAAGGCATTTCCAGTCAGCTCATGATTGTCTGGGAATGCAGGCGGATCGAAAAGAGTGGCGAGTGATGAATTTGACACTGCGGCGTTAGCATCCGCTATAAACGCATTGTAGAAAGACTCATCTTCGCCAAGACGAGTCCATAGTAAATGCAGTCTTTTTTCGGGACAGTTGTGATTCGACATGTTCGTTCTCCTGGACAATTTCGATTATTTAGACTTATTAAGACATTGATTCGTCGACAGCCACACCGTCACTCGCATCAATGTCGCTCGCACCCGCAGGTTGCTCTTCTAATGGTCTGCGCCTGCTGGCCACCTGCAATACAGAGTGATCGGACGCCAAACTCCTCGTTCAATTCCACCCTATTTCTGTATCAGTGCCAAGAACGCATTCAGCCTCTCATTTCAACATGGCATTTTGCCGTTCGCGCCGAACAAACACGTACCGCCCGGGCAATGCCACGCGGTCCAGTGGCTGCACCGCATCGGGGGATGAGTACAACGATAAAAACCAGCTGTACGTACCACCGGCCTGTGGCCAATGCAGATCGGACGTTAGCACTACGTTTATGAACGCATGCTGACTATGCGCAGGGTGATTCGCGCTGTCGCGATCCAATCGTGCCTCCCCCACTCGAAAGTACGGCCCACGCCCTTGCGGATGTCGCGAAGCTTCCAGCCGCACATAGAGCGGTGTGGGTCCTTGGCGTACGCCGCGCTCAATCGATTCAATGCGCATCACGACGAACTGATCGATGATATCAACTTCTGATCGCCCGCTGATGCGCGGTGAGCGCAATAGGTGAATCATCACCAAGCAAACCGCGAGCAGAGCAACAAACACGGTGACCAGCAAAATCGTCCTTGATTTTGACTCTGCGCTATTCACACCAAATGTGCCTCCTGATTCTCGCCGGCGTCAACCGTTACCCACTCGCGCACCACCACGGCGTGCTCATCAAGCAGAATCTTCTTGGCCCGGGCTCGTGCTCGATGAATCACACGGTCGTAGTGGGCATTACTCAACTCGAGCACGGCGCATACCTGCGTTTTCGGTCGCTCATCAAATCCGGCCAGCGACAGTAATTGTCGATCGCGCGTCATCCTCAGTTTGCCGACCGCGTCCTGTAGTGAGTGGCGGAGCTCTGTCTGTTCGATTTGCTCCATCGCATCGGGCAGTATCGCCGCTCGTTCGCCCAGCTCGTCGGAATCGGCCATAAGCGATAAGCGACTGGTTCGCCGAATGTCGGCGTAAAGAAGAAACAGCGCCGTTCTTGATATGTAGCCGTCTAGCTTGCGTGGGTCTTTCAGTCGCCCTTCGCGAAGGCGCAGCAATACACAGAGGAATGCTTCCTGAAACAGATCCGCCTGCCGCTCTTTGTCGATTGTCATGGCGTACAGTCTCGGTCTCAGTACGCGCTCAAATCGCTCCGCCAGCCATTTTTCAGCGGCCGTATCCCCGCGTTCGATTGCCGCCACCATGGTCGCCGTGTTGTTGTGCTGTTGATGCTCGACCACCCCACTCATGGATGGTCGTGTTGACGCACCAAAATGCCGTCTCACTACGTTTTGCGGCGTTGCACCAGTCGCTATGTTCTTCATCAATACCCCCAGGTTGTTGCTTGTTACCACCAACGATTCGATGGGCAGCACCTGCAACGCTGACAAACCGAATCAATGGGTGTCATTACGCCCATGCGGCCACCGCAACACCTGAAAAATGTCTGAAGAAATTCTGAATAAGTTAGGAAAACACGGGTTTGCACCATTTTTGAGCACTGCGGATATCTGTGCGACGTATTTTCCTGGTCAATGCGCAGTGTTAACCTAGTTCATCGAAATCCCTACAAGAAAACGATGTCTCAGTCGCGCGAGCTGCCAAGTAACCAGATTTACGAGATCGGTAAATATCAGGTTTTTCCTGATATTGGGCAGATGGTCGGTCCTGACGATTCGGTCACCCATCTGGAACGCAAATCGCTTCAGGTACTGATCGAGTTAGCGGCACAACCCGGTCGCTTAGTGTCCCGCGACACATTGCTCAACAATGTGTGGGACGGGGTGGTGGTGGGCGATGAATCGCTGACCAAGTGCATTAGCAATCTACGCAAGGCCTTTGGCGACAGCGCGCGTCACCCCGAGTACGTGGAGACTGTGCATGGACAGGGTTACATTCTTCGCCAGCCGGTCACGGTCATCGACATCGATCAAGCGCCCCCTGATTCACCAAAACGGCTTGTTTGGACGGGCGTTGCTGCCGCCCTTTTGGCGATGGGACTCTGGTTGTTCATCGACACCCAGCATGACGACCACACGGTAGCGCCAATAGAACGAATTGCCATTCTGTCCGAGTCCAATTCGGTGGATCCATTGGATCGCGAGATTTTTGATTTATCCCTGCGCACCGCGCTCGAACAGTCGACCAGCATAGGTGTCGTGCCGGAACAGAACATCGTGGACGCACGTCGAAGGCTGTCCATGTCGGGCAAACGCACATTCGACGTCGATGCAGCCATCGACATCGCTCACGAAACTGATGCGCAAGCGGTTGTGCTGACAAAACTGACCGCGCAAGACGACACACTCGTTTATCAACTTACTTCGATCGATGTTGCCCGGGCTCATAGCCGCGATCTTGGCCGCATTGATATTCGTTCGCTTGACGAAGTCGGTCCGCACATCGACGTAATCGCACGCAGTTTGCGAACACAGTTTGGTGAAACCGAACAGTCTATCCGCGCACATCAGGCCTCATTGGCCGACGTGACGACACCGGACCTTCAGGCACTGCGCGCGTACATCAGCGCATTAGAAAATCGCGATAAAGACAAAAAGCCCGAGGCCATCGAGCTGGCGCTTGAGGCGATAAGCAAAGATCCCGATTTTGCCGCCGCGCACATTCTGCTTGGGCGACTGTATTACGGCAGCCACGCCAATCGCGATAAGGCCGAATATCACTGGAACACAGCACTGAGTCTTCCGGCGCGCATCACCGATCGAGACAAAATTTATGTTGAGGCGCAGCTCTCATGGTTTGACGATCCCATCGACACCCGAGCGGCCTGGCAAAAAATGGTCGACTTATATCCCGCCGTTCCTCGAGGCTGGTACAACCGCGGTAACGTCGAGTGGTTCCTATTCAACGATTTTGAACGAGCGGCGTTTTATTACGGACAAGGTGTAAACGCTTTGCCCACGGACTGGGTCAATCACTATCACCTGGCGTACGCACAGCTTGGCCTCAATCAAGTAGACGCGTCGATTAACAGTTTTCGCAAATCGAGAGTGTTTGCCAACGACTACTACAATTACGGCCTGGTGGATGCATTGATCGTGGCGAATCGCTATGACGAAGCCGAAACGCTTTTGTTTCGTGACGGACTGCGCAACAAGGACATCGGCCGCCCATCCTCTAAGGTATTGGGGTTTTATCTCGATCGCGGTCAAACCCAAAAGGCGCTGGATGAAACCAATGTGCCGGCATGGGAGGAGCCCGCTGACGGCGGTACGCTGCTGGCGATACAGCTCAGCCGTCTCGCGGCCGTGTTCGATGCGCGCCCGATTGAAGAGAGCCGCGAGCAAGCCAAACTCGGCCTGCAGATCGCCATCGATTTGGTTCGTGATCCAACGAAAATTAACGACCTACCCCACGTACCCCAAATCTCATTACTTGCCAAATACGGGACACGTCTAGGGTTGGTTACGGAGTCCGAGGCCCTCGTTCAAACCACCTTTGCACACCCTGCGATTCGCGATTCCCTTCGCCATCAAGCCTACTTAAACCTACCGCTCGCCGAAATCCGATTCGCCAAAGGCCAGCCTCAAGAAGCCAAAACCATTGTCAGAGCACTGGTCGAAGAGTACGGCTACTACCAGGCCCGCGAAAGTTTGGCGTTTATGCTAAAGGAGGAGGCGGAATTCGAAGAGGCGCTGGTTCATTATGAATGGCTAGCCAACCATCGCGGTCAGGCCTTCGCCGAGCCCATGTTCTTCGTAGGGCGCGGGATCAATATTGTGACGTGGGCCAGAGCCGCTCTGATTTCCGCACAACTGTCTCATGCGCTAGGCGATACGTCAAAAGCGAACAGTTACCGCGAGTTACTCGAACTTGCGTCAAATTTCTCAGACAACGACCACCACTTATTTAATATGCTTCAGTCCGACCTCGAACGAGAGAGTCGCGTACCATTGGCGCGATAGCGCGAATGGCGAAACCGCCGAACAGTCTGCCTAAGGCTTAGTCTCACCAGGCCAAAATGGGGACCGACTGACCACGCCCCGGAATGGTCTATCCGACCAGGCGTGAAAATCGAATCTCGATAAGTGAGAGGAATCGTCGAACAAGATCGCACTTAACTATCTAAAATGATCAAAGCATAGCAGGACAGAACAATGAGAGCTCGCCACAACACAGCGCAATCTGTTCAAACCCAAGCGCCAAAATGAAAGGAGATTGTCATGCCAATTCGAGATCTTGGACCTGGGACAATAGTCACAGCAGATGTACGAGAAGAGATCAATGATATCGCAACCGCATCTAAATGGCCCGAACTGATTATACGCAGTGAAAACGATGTATTCGCTGTTCTTAATCTAGTCACCCTCGACTATGAGTTCTTGTTAACCACGTCCAAAGAGATGATCAACGGAGTAATTGTATTCACAATTAAACGCCAACTATCTGTAGGCCAAGATCTTCAATTCGCAGTATGGACCGGAGAGAATATTCCAGCAATCGGCGCCTATTTGAGAATCCCCAATGGCAAAGTGAAATTTCTCGGCAGACAAAAACCGCTTGCCGCCGGAAAAGTGTGGCGCAAAACCACAACCCTCAAATCGAGTCACTTACAATGAAGTATGAAATTATCGGCACGTTCCGACGCATCGGTGTAATCGCATTTTCCATGGGGAGCGCTATACTGGCTACTGCCCAAACTCCTTCCTACAACGAATCGTGGCTCACTATTGACAATCCGCATGTCGATCTCTTTAGCGAGGTAAAAATCTCGGGCAGTGATTACCTCGACTCAACTCTGGACGTGGCAAACAAAGGCGCAAGCATCACTTGGGCACCCTTTCTATTTAAGGACATATCACCCATATTCTCCCAAACGAAATTTCGTTTGAGCCAAAAAGACAGCGTATCCTCGCTTGGTGTCGCGGTACAATACAATCCGTTTAATACGGCCACTGCGAGAAATCGCATAAGAAAGTCCATGACGAATCAGTTTGATTCAACAAATGCTGACCGACTCGCGGCGGTACTTGAAAAACGCAAGACGGACTTAAACGAAGAAGTTAAACACCTATTGAAGAACGGACAGGCGCTCGACTGCGACCAAGCGTCGCTGAACAACAGAGACTATGAGTCAGCCACTTTAGAGTTAATTGACTACGCTGACCGTAAACCAGCGGGCGGTGCCGGGCGCGCCGCGCAACCGATTCGTCCACCAAGCTCGAGTGAAGCGGTCAATCTGAGTCACGCCGTGACTGTAGTAGAATGTGCGATCAATTTGGACATTAAATTTACGGATCTATCCTTTCCAGACCTAACCAACACGGATAAATTTACGCTTACCGGTTTGACGAGCAATGCCTATTTGGTCTTGGAACAACATTATATTATCGCCAATAGACACTCGACAGAACCGACCGAATTAGAGAGCCTTCGGACACTGATTTCATCAATAGAGAAACGAATCGCCAGTATCGATTCGAGCACAGGCACCCGGCTTTACACTGTCTTTGTAGAAGAACTACTAAACACAAAGTTACCCATCGTCACACTGTCTTACTCGGGCTCGTTTTTTCCGGTCATTGGAGAAGGAAATTTCGACGCCAACAATAACAACCTCAATGACAATGAGCATACTCTAAAATCGCGAAATGTGTCGTTAGCATTTGACTGGCGGCTCTCCGAGAAAAATCAAATTTCATTGATATACAACCATAGCGACGAGAAAGCCACGGCTGAAGAGGGCCAAAGGGCCGCTCAATATAATGGCTTTGGAATCACCTGGGCTACAAAAATTAGAAAACTAAGCCTAGATGGACCACAGCAAAAAAAAGAATTCCTAGAGAGCTTTTTTGACCCATCGATAAACTTTGGCATCGCGTACGAACAAAAAGACTGCAACTCGGAGCCGTCCATTTGCATCGATCGGATCGAACGCACTCAGGCAATTACGCCTTTCATTGATTTTAAACTCGGAAAAACCAAACAGTTCAGAATAGGAGTACCGTACAAACGAAATAAAGTTTCAATGCTAAACGAAGAAATTGAAGAAGACGAGTTTGAATTCCGAGCGACTTTCGCTTTTCAACTTGGACTCCCAAAGTAAAAGCCGACTACTGCCATTCGTACACATCTCTATTGACTCGTGGCCATACACCTAATGAAATGTCAGGATCAAAACATCAGAACGGCCTATCGAAATTAAGCACGGACGCCTTTTAAAATCAGATAAAGGCTAAGCGCCGCCAAGGCTAGCAAATTGGACAGCATAAAACTCATGGTTACCGCCATATGACCCAGCGCCGGAACAAAATCACGCGCAACGATAGTTGTGGCGACAAACAATGATGCAAATATCCCCCACCCTGATATGAGTAGGGGAATAAGACGAGACTTGAAAAACAGATAGAAAAAGCCAGCCTTAGCGAGCGACGAGAGGATAATCGACAGATGAAAGGACGTGTAGTCGTTGGTCGCTTGCAGTCCGGCGAGTAACAGTCGCTGTGAGTCGCTGGCAAGGGTTGAAAACGCGGCATTGCCAGCCAGTTGGGAGGCGTTCGCCGCAGCAACCGCTCCGAGCAATACGAGCACCGCGGCTGCCAAACTCGCAAACAAGCTCCAGCCGGCAAGAAAAGGTCCTTCGCGGCGCAGCAGCAAATACAGCGCCACGCAAAAGGCAGCCTCAAGACAGAACATCAATACGCCGAGATACGCTTTGGCCATTAAGCGCGATTCGGCCGCCAGCATGTTTTGTGCGGTGGCTTCTATATCGGCCGACAGATTTATGTCGATGCCTTTCGAGATAAAAATAGAGGCCGCGATACCGATCACTATCGTAAGCAGTAACGCCACACCTGCGATGCGAGCCAGTTGATGTCGCTCGATTGAATTGAGTTGCGTCAAGGCGATGCCCTCCTTAGGCATGTGGCAAACGAAAGTCCGCCATGAATCCTGTTGGCACCACGCTACCTTGAAAAACCGTGTGTGTAAATCGTGCTCGACGAAGTGTTAACGCGAAGGGGCATATCGATCCTTCACTTGATCGAATAGCTGCCGCTTCATAAAGTGCGGCGCGTTGTCGAACTGCTGCACCCAGGTATCCCGCACGTACTGCTTGGGTTCTTGCTCCAAATAAATCAATAACTGTTCGCGCAGTTGCGCGAATTCGATGGTCTCTTCTTCCGACGCCGGCCGCAGCACAGTGTAAAGCTGTCTAATCTGTGCGGCAGAGGGATGTTGACACTGTTGATAACTGGCCTCGCATTCTTCGTAACAGCCAGGTTTGGCGACTGTCTGTCCGGCAAGCTGACAACTGCAATCACAGGTGGCGGCGGCCAATGCCGCCGCCTCGGCTTTCGCCCGACGCCGCTCCGCTTTCTCTCTCTGTGCCCGCTGAGCGCGCGCCGCGATCGAATCGCGCAATTCTGGC
The nucleotide sequence above comes from Pseudomonadota bacterium. Encoded proteins:
- a CDS encoding putative peptide maturation dehydrogenase, whose product is MSKLRRAQDVRVRIGQRLAVSMANIIAARYEKTPAVDIAISSVVCGDEVACSLPVVAVVHDLPSGEWVDELSVREWLGVNVGQLDALKQAGVLISDDADPWLTLLRQRDNALTRSGWNTRALHNYAASRWQGVTQPVRETDDKPARSANTRAAFKRQAQAHGAAPAAFHSRDGIGSQISLAPPSPSSALTELLARRETVRLFDESTPLTQAHLSSVLRYMAGVQGEMDAGGGFTLLKKFNPSGGALHALEVYPFVLNVEALDCGFYHYRASDHSLTPLTRLDRDNAKQIAIDYLAGQTWYGSAHCLFFITARFDRSFWKYRQHDKALHSLFVDAGHISQTLYLLSTELGLGSFVSLAMNDKDLEHALDLDFTQEGLIAACGVGVRKASSDDDSYTFHYTPR
- a CDS encoding sigma-70 family RNA polymerase sigma factor: MSGVVEHQQHNNTATMVAAIERGDTAAEKWLAERFERVLRPRLYAMTIDKERQADLFQEAFLCVLLRLREGRLKDPRKLDGYISRTALFLLYADIRRTSRLSLMADSDELGERAAILPDAMEQIEQTELRHSLQDAVGKLRMTRDRQLLSLAGFDERPKTQVCAVLELSNAHYDRVIHRARARAKKILLDEHAVVVREWVTVDAGENQEAHLV
- a CDS encoding GNAT family N-acetyltransferase; the encoded protein is MSTEEQIRIVIGQPGADLSPVKRFWYDVYVTEMGRHVESANHERRELDDPRAASGILIVAQADDRVVGTLICTASTSGNLGEYESFYEMSALGAIHPTSTAIVTKLMVTPEYRHTSLSVRIACELYRLAVPMGLHHAIIDCNDHLLPMFQRLGFTQWREPAQHPDYGRVNILKLDCLDMAHLERVQSPLVPIARRTIPKLLSTQQGAYA
- a CDS encoding winged helix-turn-helix domain-containing protein is translated as MSQSRELPSNQIYEIGKYQVFPDIGQMVGPDDSVTHLERKSLQVLIELAAQPGRLVSRDTLLNNVWDGVVVGDESLTKCISNLRKAFGDSARHPEYVETVHGQGYILRQPVTVIDIDQAPPDSPKRLVWTGVAAALLAMGLWLFIDTQHDDHTVAPIERIAILSESNSVDPLDREIFDLSLRTALEQSTSIGVVPEQNIVDARRRLSMSGKRTFDVDAAIDIAHETDAQAVVLTKLTAQDDTLVYQLTSIDVARAHSRDLGRIDIRSLDEVGPHIDVIARSLRTQFGETEQSIRAHQASLADVTTPDLQALRAYISALENRDKDKKPEAIELALEAISKDPDFAAAHILLGRLYYGSHANRDKAEYHWNTALSLPARITDRDKIYVEAQLSWFDDPIDTRAAWQKMVDLYPAVPRGWYNRGNVEWFLFNDFERAAFYYGQGVNALPTDWVNHYHLAYAQLGLNQVDASINSFRKSRVFANDYYNYGLVDALIVANRYDEAETLLFRDGLRNKDIGRPSSKVLGFYLDRGQTQKALDETNVPAWEEPADGGTLLAIQLSRLAAVFDARPIEESREQAKLGLQIAIDLVRDPTKINDLPHVPQISLLAKYGTRLGLVTESEALVQTTFAHPAIRDSLRHQAYLNLPLAEIRFAKGQPQEAKTIVRALVEEYGYYQARESLAFMLKEEAEFEEALVHYEWLANHRGQAFAEPMFFVGRGINIVTWARAALISAQLSHALGDTSKANSYRELLELASNFSDNDHHLFNMLQSDLERESRVPLAR
- a CDS encoding iron-containing redox enzyme family protein; translation: MSAFDEIKTCFDRALARFEKRRPIRTLLNGDATAAQYCAILREIYFHTRENPQIQALATVRFRGDQRQNVKRFFQHATAEIGHDQLALNDLQAMGQDVSMLPSLNPAPATAGLTAYGFYTSWHLNPVAYLGYLFFLEFMPTSSGERYAKELAKAGVPQEAMSFLLEHAHVDVAHNRLMMQYINSLVWREEDIQSVKYAIRATGDLYAAMLDQAMFDEGGSEGWGCCAGRILFSSKRLGRSLVVIRRVANGADDCADDQHTIGGIKKPSRIDARRFSLFLRAQSALIHSII
- a CDS encoding DUF4386 domain-containing protein, whose protein sequence is MTQLNSIERHQLARIAGVALLLTIVIGIAASIFISKGIDINLSADIEATAQNMLAAESRLMAKAYLGVLMFCLEAAFCVALYLLLRREGPFLAGWSLFASLAAAVLVLLGAVAAANASQLAGNAAFSTLASDSQRLLLAGLQATNDYTSFHLSIILSSLAKAGFFYLFFKSRLIPLLISGWGIFASLFVATTIVARDFVPALGHMAVTMSFMLSNLLALAALSLYLILKGVRA